A window of the bacterium genome harbors these coding sequences:
- a CDS encoding Lrp/AsnC family transcriptional regulator codes for MLDELDLKILRTLQQNGRTKRNELADQVQLSVPSVSDRLKKLEDNNIIEGYYTKVNRQAFGYDILAFILVMMDSSKHYKDLIKHVEKHPHILECYSVLGEGSHLLKVCVKNTEALEKLLSEIQTWPGVTGTKTTYVLSTIKETTSINIQ; via the coding sequence ATGCTCGACGAACTGGATTTAAAAATACTAAGAACACTTCAGCAGAATGGTCGAACAAAACGAAATGAATTAGCTGATCAGGTTCAACTATCCGTTCCTTCAGTAAGTGATAGATTAAAAAAACTTGAAGATAACAATATCATCGAAGGGTATTATACAAAAGTCAACAGACAGGCATTCGGTTATGATATCCTGGCTTTCATACTTGTTATGATGGATTCTTCAAAGCATTATAAGGATTTGATCAAACATGTAGAAAAACATCCACACATTCTTGAATGTTATTCAGTTTTGGGTGAAGGTTCGCACTTACTGAAAGTTTGTGTGAAGAATACTGAGGCGTTAGAAAAGCTACTTAGTGAAATTCAAACCTGGCCCGGTGTCACTGGAACAAAAACAACTTATGTACTTTCTACAATAAAAGAAACAACATCAATTAATATTCAATAA
- a CDS encoding glycosyltransferase: MNKASVIAAFYNKIDYLKLVLTGFERQTTKDFELIIADDGSKENVVAEINKIKATYSFPIKHIWQEDKGFRKNKILNKAINEAESDYLIFIDADCVPHREFVEGHLNFAWKNIALTGRRVNLSQKITYILSEQNVREGYLEKKFFMQALDGIFGNSVDVEKGIYIRNKLLLSFLNKKNRGLLGCNFSLFKKDLIKINGFDERYEAPSIGEDSDVQFRLELSGIQVKSVNHAAVQYHLYHKLQDRPRRNLVLFDEVKKNKLAFTPFGLTK; encoded by the coding sequence ATGAATAAGGCCTCAGTCATTGCAGCATTCTACAACAAGATCGATTATCTGAAACTTGTTCTTACAGGATTTGAAAGGCAAACCACAAAAGACTTTGAACTTATAATTGCTGATGACGGCTCAAAAGAAAATGTGGTTGCAGAGATTAACAAAATAAAAGCTACATATTCATTCCCGATAAAACATATCTGGCAGGAAGACAAAGGGTTTAGAAAAAATAAAATATTAAACAAAGCAATTAACGAAGCCGAGTCCGACTATTTGATATTTATCGATGCAGATTGTGTCCCTCACCGTGAATTCGTCGAAGGTCACTTGAATTTTGCATGGAAGAATATAGCACTCACAGGAAGAAGGGTAAACCTCTCTCAAAAAATTACATACATTCTTTCAGAACAAAATGTTCGCGAAGGCTATCTGGAAAAAAAATTTTTTATGCAAGCTCTGGACGGGATATTTGGTAATTCCGTCGATGTAGAAAAAGGTATTTACATCCGGAACAAATTATTATTGAGTTTTTTAAACAAGAAAAATAGAGGGTTACTCGGCTGCAATTTCTCTTTATTCAAAAAAGATCTTATCAAAATAAATGGCTTCGATGAAAGATATGAAGCACCTTCCATCGGAGAAGACTCGGATGTTCAGTTCAGACTTGAACTTTCCGGGATTCAAGTTAAGTCGGTAAATCATGCAGCAGTTCAATATCACCTCTATCATAAATTGCAAGACAGACCACGTAGAAATCTTGTTCTTTTCGATGAAGTCAAAAAGAACAAATTAGCCTTTACTCCCTTCGGATTAACAAAGTAA
- the glnA gene encoding type I glutamate--ammonia ligase, giving the protein MAKTPSAIDNVLSFIKTKKIKFVDLKFMDFPGQWQHFTVPVSQFDADSFVDGYGFDGSSIRGWKAINESDMLIIPDPNTLFFDPFIESPPARLICDVYEPATKEKYSRCPRNIAQKAEAHLKSTGIADTVYYGPEAEFFIFDDVRFDSKPNGSFYHVDSVEGRWNTGREENPNLGYKPRYKEGYFPVPPTDALMDLRNAMVNNLIDCGIDVEAQHHEVASGGQCEIDLRFSPLVKAADQLLMFKYIIKNTAKKWNKTVTYMPKPIQGDNGSGMHVHTSLWKKGKPLFAGPGYAGLSEDALYFIGGLLKHAASLCAFANPTTNSYKRLVPGFEAPVNLAYSQRNRSAAVRIPMYSTSPKAKRVEFRCPDPSANPYLAFSAMLMAGLDGIINRIDPGDPLDKDIYDMPPEELKNVPSTPGSLNEAIKALANDHEYLLKGDVFTEDVIETWIKYKVEKEIKPMALQPHPFEFGMYYDV; this is encoded by the coding sequence ATGGCTAAAACCCCGAGCGCTATTGATAATGTGCTCAGCTTTATCAAGACAAAAAAAATCAAATTCGTTGATTTAAAATTTATGGACTTTCCAGGACAGTGGCAGCATTTTACAGTACCTGTAAGTCAGTTTGATGCAGATTCTTTTGTAGATGGATACGGATTTGACGGTTCATCAATAAGAGGCTGGAAAGCAATAAACGAAAGTGATATGCTTATTATTCCTGATCCAAATACTTTATTCTTCGATCCGTTCATTGAATCCCCGCCAGCACGTCTGATTTGTGATGTCTATGAACCTGCAACAAAGGAAAAATATTCTCGCTGTCCAAGAAATATCGCGCAGAAGGCAGAAGCTCATCTGAAGTCGACAGGAATTGCTGATACCGTTTATTATGGACCCGAAGCCGAGTTTTTTATTTTTGATGATGTGAGATTCGATTCGAAACCCAACGGAAGTTTTTATCACGTTGATTCAGTTGAAGGCAGGTGGAATACTGGCAGAGAAGAAAATCCGAATCTCGGATACAAGCCGAGATATAAAGAAGGATATTTTCCTGTTCCGCCGACAGACGCATTAATGGATTTACGAAATGCAATGGTAAATAATTTAATTGATTGCGGTATTGATGTAGAAGCTCAGCACCACGAAGTTGCAAGTGGTGGTCAATGCGAAATTGATTTACGTTTTTCACCGCTGGTTAAAGCTGCCGATCAACTTTTGATGTTTAAATACATTATTAAGAATACAGCGAAGAAGTGGAACAAGACTGTTACTTATATGCCCAAACCGATTCAAGGAGATAATGGCAGCGGGATGCATGTGCACACAAGCTTGTGGAAAAAAGGTAAACCACTTTTTGCTGGCCCAGGCTATGCTGGCTTAAGTGAAGATGCACTTTATTTCATTGGCGGACTTTTAAAACATGCAGCCTCACTTTGTGCTTTTGCAAACCCAACTACTAACTCTTATAAAAGATTGGTACCGGGATTTGAAGCACCTGTGAATCTTGCATACTCACAAAGGAATAGAAGTGCAGCCGTTAGAATTCCAATGTACTCTACAAGTCCTAAAGCAAAAAGAGTTGAGTTCCGATGTCCTGATCCTTCAGCTAATCCTTATCTTGCATTTTCTGCAATGCTCATGGCTGGCCTTGATGGCATAATTAATAGAATAGATCCTGGCGATCCTTTAGATAAAGACATCTACGATATGCCGCCTGAAGAACTAAAAAATGTTCCATCAACACCGGGAAGTTTGAATGAAGCAATAAAAGCTCTGGCGAACGATCATGAATATTTGTTGAAAGGCGATGTGTTCACTGAAGATGTAATTGAAACCTGGATAAAATATAAAGT